In Rhinatrema bivittatum chromosome 1, aRhiBiv1.1, whole genome shotgun sequence, a single genomic region encodes these proteins:
- the LOC115081391 gene encoding olfactory receptor 1468-like, whose protein sequence is MANRNETSVTSFILLGLVPVREQRIVLFVTFLIMYLITLLGNGAIISVIRIDARLHTPMYFFLSILSSVDICFISVTVPNLLRNLLSENKSISFAGCLTQVYFLIFIVGAECFLLAAMAYDRYVAICYPLRYTLVMNSRLCHWLVTGSFVGGGLKALLHTLMLLRLSFCGFNIINHFFCDLTGLYKLSCTDTSLNELMIFIEGPFSLMLPFVIIVLSYCRIITAILKMSSAEGRHKAFSTCSSHLTVVTLLYGSIIVMYVRPSSAYSPEKDRVVAVVYTVLTPMLNPFIYSLRNNEMKDALRRTMLRKRGPQSM, encoded by the coding sequence ATGGCAAATAGAAATGAAACCTCTGTGACCAGCTTTATTCTGCTTGGCTTGGTGCCTGTTCGGGAGCAACGCATTGTCCTCTTCGTGACATTTCTGATCATGTACCTCATCACCTTATTGGGAAATGGAGCTATCATCTCTGTGATCCGTATTGATGCTCGTCTCCAtacccccatgtactttttcctcagCATCCTGTCCTCAGTGGACATCTGTTTTATATCAGTCACTGTTCCAAACTTGCTGCGAAACCTGCTCTCTGAGAACAAAAGTATCTCCTTCGCTGGCTGCCTAACTCAGGTGTACTTCTTAATTTTTATTGTCGGAGCAGAGTGTTTCCTTCTAGCGGCGATGGCCTATGACCGCTATGTGGCTATCTGTTATCCTTTGCGGTATACACTGGTGATGAATTCGAGGCTGTGTCACTGGTTAGTGACTGGGTCCTTTGTTGGGGGTGGTCTTAAGGCTCTTTTACACACTCTTATGCTACTTAGGTTATCTTTCTGTGGCTTCAACATTATTAACCATTTCTTTTGTGATCTTACTGGACTCTATAAGCTTTCATGCACTGATACCTCCCTTAATGAACTTATGATCTTTATTGAGGGACCTTTCTCTCTAATGCTGCCCTTTGTAATAATAGTGTTATCTTACTGTCGCATTATCACAGCTATTCTGAAGATGTCATCTGCGGAGGGGAGGCacaaagccttctccacctgctcctcccatctCACCGTTGTAACTTTATTGTATGGGTCTATTATTGTTATGTATGTGCGGCCATCTTCAGCATATTCCCCAGAGAAGGACAGGGTTGTTGCAGTGGTGTACACTGTACTGACTCCCATGTTAAACCCATTTATTTATAGCCTGAGGAACAATGAAATGAAGGATGCACTGAGGAGAACAATGTTGAGAAAACGTGGTCCTCAGAGCATGTAG